The Saccharomonospora cyanea NA-134 genome includes a region encoding these proteins:
- a CDS encoding DUF3558 family protein — protein MGFVSSCASDEKGIAEPQDSANVSPGYSSTSAPSSAEAISMSIDPCEVLSSEDLAGYGKFESKKENLGGARSCFWQRSAEGGQDAAGFSLNVRDSQSIEAVNDVGGGVVTGEVNGRPAAVAANPNSGSCTVAMKIDDNSRIDITITTPPDRDDDPCQFGEEVAYFVEPRLPAVP, from the coding sequence ATGGGTTTTGTGTCGAGTTGTGCATCGGATGAGAAGGGTATAGCAGAGCCACAGGATTCGGCAAACGTCTCGCCTGGTTACAGCTCCACATCAGCCCCCTCGTCGGCTGAGGCGATCAGCATGTCGATCGACCCGTGTGAAGTTCTTTCTTCTGAGGATCTAGCCGGTTATGGCAAGTTCGAGTCAAAGAAAGAAAACCTTGGTGGCGCCCGGTCATGTTTCTGGCAAAGGAGTGCTGAAGGGGGTCAGGATGCTGCCGGGTTCTCCTTGAACGTTCGGGACAGTCAAAGTATTGAGGCGGTCAATGATGTTGGCGGCGGGGTGGTGACCGGTGAAGTCAATGGTCGTCCGGCGGCTGTGGCCGCGAATCCCAATAGTGGTTCCTGTACTGTTGCGATGAAGATCGACGACAATTCCCGTATCGATATCACGATCACCACTCCTCCGGATCGCGACGATGATCCATGCCAGTTCGGTGAAGAGGTCGCTTACTTTGTTGAACCTCGCTTGCCTGCTGTTCCGTAA